A genomic window from Thalassoroseus pseudoceratinae includes:
- a CDS encoding hydantoinase/oxoprolinase family protein produces the protein MRTLGLDIGGANIKAADVDGMARSMAFPLWEQPDRLSEVLRDFIAEFPPPDRFAVTMTGELADCFRTKADGVDSILAAVEQVANDRPIVVWQTGAEFVSPEVAREIPLLVAAANWHALATWVGRILPADSFAILLDVGSTTTDVIPLTNGVPTPTGLTDTERLCSGELVYTGVHRTPIVALANEVPWRDGHCSLAAELFATTQDVYLLTGELPEEPTNSDTANNRPATREAACDRLARMLCADTTEVAEEEITSLAHDLSAIQIRRILSSIDQVLATQASVPTHVLTSGSGSFLAERVTQTHPQLRTCEHVDLARMFADRISEAACAFAVARLAVERDV, from the coding sequence ATGCGGACGCTCGGTTTGGATATTGGTGGCGCGAACATCAAAGCCGCCGATGTTGACGGTATGGCTCGGTCAATGGCGTTCCCACTGTGGGAGCAACCCGATCGCCTTTCCGAAGTCCTGCGGGATTTCATCGCGGAATTCCCACCACCGGATCGGTTTGCCGTCACGATGACCGGCGAATTGGCCGACTGCTTTCGAACAAAAGCGGATGGTGTTGACTCAATCCTCGCAGCCGTTGAGCAAGTTGCTAACGACCGACCGATTGTCGTCTGGCAAACGGGGGCGGAATTCGTCAGCCCCGAAGTCGCCCGAGAAATTCCCCTGCTCGTTGCGGCGGCGAATTGGCACGCGTTGGCAACGTGGGTTGGACGGATACTTCCCGCGGACTCGTTCGCGATTCTACTCGACGTCGGCAGCACGACCACCGATGTCATTCCGCTGACGAATGGCGTCCCGACTCCAACCGGCTTGACCGACACCGAACGTCTGTGTTCCGGAGAGTTGGTGTATACGGGCGTCCACCGCACACCAATCGTGGCCTTGGCGAATGAAGTTCCCTGGCGAGATGGGCATTGCTCGCTGGCGGCGGAGTTATTCGCCACCACACAAGATGTCTACCTTCTGACCGGCGAACTTCCAGAGGAACCCACCAACTCCGACACTGCCAACAATCGCCCCGCGACACGTGAGGCCGCCTGCGACCGATTGGCAAGAATGCTCTGTGCCGACACTACAGAGGTCGCGGAAGAAGAAATCACGTCGCTGGCTCACGATCTTTCGGCCATCCAAATTCGTCGTATCCTCTCGTCCATCGATCAAGTGCTCGCCACGCAAGCTTCTGTTCCAACGCACGTCTTGACGTCTGGCTCCGGCTCTTTTCTGGCCGAGCGTGTGACTCAAACGCATCCACAACTCCGAACGTGTGAACACGTCGATTTGGCCCGGATGTTTGCCGACCGTATCTCCGAAGCCGCATGCGCATTTGCGGTTGCTCGACTGGCTGTCGAACGCGACGTTTGA
- a CDS encoding Gfo/Idh/MocA family protein — protein sequence MVNIGIVGIGFMGYTHFTAAEHLNGGRVTAICTRSQKKLDGDWTGIQGNFGPPAGQVDTSNLKKFTDYHDMLADPEIDLIDICLPPDMHEEVAVAAAKAGKAVFVEKPIAVDLGAAERMVAAANEANVPLMVGQVLPFFPQFRWAADAVRNGHYGKLKAAHFRRVICPPNWSDDMSDFRNLGGWGIDLHIHDNHFLSLLCGVPKAVFSRGMLVDGFVNHVHSQYIYDTPDLAVSCVAGGIAAQGLQFAHGIELYLEEATIMYSAGTVGGEWVIDRPLSLILQDGTVTEPELTGGTEWYSAFTAELQAAVDGLQSKSTPRALSGDLALDALKLCYAEADSIAKNEVITLS from the coding sequence ATGGTTAATATCGGCATCGTGGGTATCGGGTTCATGGGTTACACCCACTTCACCGCCGCCGAACATCTCAACGGTGGGCGAGTCACTGCCATTTGCACACGAAGTCAGAAGAAACTCGACGGTGATTGGACGGGAATTCAAGGCAACTTCGGGCCACCGGCAGGGCAGGTCGATACGTCGAATCTCAAGAAGTTCACTGACTATCATGACATGCTGGCTGACCCAGAGATTGACCTCATCGACATCTGTCTGCCGCCGGACATGCACGAAGAAGTCGCCGTCGCAGCCGCCAAAGCAGGCAAAGCGGTGTTCGTTGAGAAGCCGATCGCCGTCGATCTGGGTGCGGCCGAACGGATGGTTGCCGCCGCGAACGAAGCGAACGTCCCACTCATGGTCGGACAAGTGCTCCCGTTCTTTCCTCAATTCCGCTGGGCTGCCGACGCCGTTCGGAATGGGCACTATGGGAAACTGAAAGCGGCTCATTTCCGTCGGGTGATCTGCCCGCCAAACTGGTCGGACGACATGAGCGACTTCCGCAACCTCGGCGGATGGGGAATTGATCTTCACATCCACGACAACCATTTCCTTTCGCTACTCTGCGGCGTTCCGAAAGCGGTCTTCTCGCGGGGGATGCTCGTTGATGGATTCGTGAACCACGTTCACTCTCAGTACATCTACGACACACCGGATCTTGCGGTCTCCTGTGTTGCGGGTGGTATCGCCGCTCAAGGGTTGCAGTTTGCTCATGGGATCGAACTGTACTTGGAAGAAGCGACGATTATGTATTCTGCTGGAACTGTCGGCGGTGAATGGGTGATTGATCGTCCACTGTCCCTGATTCTCCAAGACGGCACTGTCACCGAACCGGAACTCACCGGCGGAACCGAGTGGTACTCGGCATTTACCGCCGAACTCCAAGCCGCCGTAGACGGTCTTCAATCCAAGTCGACACCGCGAGCACTCAGTGGCGACCTCGCACTCGATGCCCTCAAACTCTGTTACGCAGAAGCTGACAGCATCGCCAAGAATGAGGTCATCACCCTCAGCTAG
- a CDS encoding MBL fold metallo-hydrolase, translating to MLENLPLLTLQHKALTIEGYSRAAVQTYWRIPELKLGFDLGASPWAFMGTGTYFISHSHLDHMAALPVLVARRKMMKMEPPTIYVPAEVVENVTRMLRAWQKLDRGRMLCELVGVSPGDEIELSREHVVTVFETTHTVPSVGFLVWDRRRKLKTEYQGLPQDQIRDIRLSGEDVSEEVRVPLVCYTGDTSPAGLDSDPAVYEAQVLITEMTFFRPEHRKEKIHKHGHTHLDDILERADRFQNELIILSHFSTRYHERQVKRAVEKRLPPQLQDRIHMWM from the coding sequence ATGTTAGAGAATCTTCCGCTGCTTACTTTGCAGCATAAAGCTTTGACCATTGAAGGCTACTCACGAGCGGCGGTCCAAACGTATTGGCGGATTCCGGAACTAAAACTCGGGTTCGACCTGGGTGCTAGTCCTTGGGCATTCATGGGAACCGGTACTTATTTCATCTCACACTCGCACTTAGATCACATGGCGGCGTTGCCGGTGCTCGTTGCTCGACGAAAAATGATGAAGATGGAACCACCGACCATCTACGTCCCCGCCGAAGTCGTCGAGAATGTCACTCGAATGCTCCGCGCGTGGCAGAAGCTCGATCGTGGGCGGATGCTCTGTGAACTCGTGGGAGTCTCGCCTGGTGATGAAATTGAACTTTCTCGCGAGCATGTCGTCACAGTTTTTGAGACAACACACACGGTCCCGAGTGTCGGTTTTCTTGTGTGGGATCGTCGTCGAAAACTCAAGACGGAATATCAAGGTTTACCGCAGGATCAAATTCGTGACATTCGACTCTCAGGGGAAGATGTCAGCGAGGAGGTTCGCGTTCCGTTAGTGTGTTATACCGGGGATACATCGCCAGCCGGTCTTGATAGTGACCCGGCGGTCTACGAAGCTCAAGTCTTGATTACAGAGATGACTTTCTTCCGACCGGAACACCGCAAAGAGAAAATTCATAAGCACGGTCACACCCACCTCGATGACATTCTCGAGCGAGCCGATCGTTTCCAAAACGAATTGATCATTCTCTCGCACTTCAGCACTCGCTATCACGAGCGGCAAGTGAAACGAGCCGTGGAAAAACGCCTACCGCCGCAACTGCAAGACCGAATTCACATGTGGATGTAA
- a CDS encoding serine/threonine-protein kinase codes for MTSNSQTDRDDESDREAVLWNLLESLLTSHGDRQPDWSQVATEHSEYVNELRELYATAMVAEEFGKLANSDAQETISVSPPISTSSDGAGRVHVLPDVSLGCIGDYELLEEIGRGGMGVVFRARQISLDRIVALKMILQGNLASEEELTRFRSEAEAIAKLDHPHIVPIYEVGEWEGQPFFSMRYVDGPTLSQRLIDGPLSNREATELMVPICEAIEHAHRQGILHRDLKPSNILLDRQGRPFITDFGLAKQFSRPSDVTAHREPSLTESGAILGTPSYMAPEQAAGRRGEIGPASDVYSLGAILYAMLTSRAPFQAASPVDTVLLVLEQDPLPPRLLNKGVDSDLEMITLKCLQKPTDLRYPSVDSLKRDLESAQRGEVPSVRSSHFTQVLSRMFRETHHAGILENWGLLWMWHSLVLFGLCVVTNGFQLANVTARWPYVTLWTLGLGIWAACFWSLRHLAGPVTFVERQVAHVWAGAIGVSSFLFWVEAVLELPVLSMSCVLPLIAAMVFMVKAGILSGHFYVQALIMYFSAVVMAGLRMLSESHGWPDLSLTFYGLVSAGCFFVPGWKYWKQRQRGESD; via the coding sequence GTGACTTCAAACTCCCAGACCGATCGGGATGATGAATCAGACCGAGAAGCCGTTCTTTGGAATCTCTTGGAATCGTTGCTGACCAGCCACGGTGATCGCCAACCGGATTGGTCGCAAGTCGCGACGGAGCACTCGGAATACGTCAATGAGTTGCGGGAGTTGTACGCCACGGCAATGGTGGCGGAGGAATTTGGGAAGCTCGCAAATTCCGATGCCCAAGAAACCATCAGTGTTTCGCCTCCGATCTCGACTTCATCGGACGGGGCAGGGCGTGTTCACGTTCTGCCAGACGTTTCGCTGGGCTGTATCGGCGACTACGAGTTGCTAGAGGAGATCGGGCGTGGGGGAATGGGCGTGGTGTTCCGGGCTCGGCAGATCAGTCTCGATCGGATTGTCGCACTCAAGATGATCCTGCAAGGAAACTTGGCGTCGGAGGAAGAGCTGACCCGGTTTCGGTCTGAAGCCGAGGCCATTGCCAAGCTCGACCACCCTCATATCGTGCCGATCTATGAGGTTGGTGAGTGGGAAGGGCAGCCGTTCTTCAGCATGCGATACGTGGACGGCCCCACGCTCTCGCAGCGGTTGATCGACGGTCCATTGTCGAATCGCGAGGCAACGGAACTCATGGTGCCGATTTGCGAAGCGATTGAGCATGCGCATCGTCAAGGAATTCTGCACCGGGACTTGAAGCCATCCAATATTCTTTTGGATCGGCAAGGGCGACCGTTTATCACGGATTTCGGGCTCGCGAAACAGTTTTCGAGACCTTCGGACGTCACCGCCCATCGTGAGCCGAGTCTCACGGAGAGCGGAGCCATTCTTGGAACCCCCTCGTACATGGCTCCTGAGCAAGCCGCCGGTCGACGCGGAGAAATCGGCCCGGCGTCAGACGTTTACAGCCTCGGAGCCATTCTCTATGCGATGCTCACCAGTCGTGCACCATTCCAAGCTGCGTCACCGGTTGACACGGTTTTGCTGGTCCTCGAGCAAGACCCGCTGCCACCGCGTTTGCTGAACAAAGGAGTGGATTCCGACTTGGAAATGATCACCCTCAAATGCTTGCAGAAACCAACCGATCTACGCTACCCCTCCGTCGATTCGCTCAAGCGTGACTTAGAGTCTGCCCAGCGTGGGGAGGTACCGTCTGTGCGGTCGTCCCATTTCACGCAGGTGCTCAGTCGAATGTTTCGTGAAACGCACCATGCTGGCATCTTGGAAAACTGGGGCCTGCTATGGATGTGGCATAGTCTGGTGCTGTTCGGGTTGTGCGTGGTGACAAACGGTTTTCAGCTTGCCAACGTGACCGCTCGCTGGCCGTACGTGACTTTATGGACGCTGGGGCTGGGAATTTGGGCGGCCTGCTTTTGGAGTTTGCGTCATCTGGCCGGGCCGGTCACGTTTGTCGAACGTCAGGTGGCGCACGTGTGGGCGGGAGCAATCGGCGTCAGCTCGTTTCTGTTTTGGGTGGAAGCCGTGCTTGAGTTGCCAGTGCTGTCGATGTCTTGCGTCCTGCCGCTGATCGCAGCCATGGTCTTTATGGTCAAAGCTGGCATTCTCTCGGGGCATTTTTATGTCCAAGCGTTGATCATGTATTTCTCTGCCGTCGTGATGGCGGGATTGCGGATGCTCTCCGAATCACACGGTTGGCCGGATCTCAGTTTGACCTTCTACGGCCTGGTGTCCGCCGGATGCTTTTTCGTTCCCGGCTGGAAGTATTGGAAGCAACGTCAACGCGGTGAATCCGATTGA
- a CDS encoding RNA polymerase sigma factor has protein sequence MGRDHNSSGDSCSFATVPVNADDQRLITECLNGRTEAFGDLVLRHQNRLHNTLAKMLGSTEDARDISQEAFVLAFTKLDTFRGESAFYSWLFRIAYNVLVSRKRKKRRATTSLDAAREKAGVDPTDFHPEAHPSHSMELAEQQTQVRRALAELSEEYREVLVLKEMENLSYEEIAEIVGCPIGTVRSRIHRGRVELREKLRIILQMDGV, from the coding sequence GTGGGCCGCGACCACAATTCGTCTGGAGATTCCTGTAGTTTCGCAACGGTTCCCGTGAACGCCGACGACCAGCGACTGATCACGGAATGTTTGAATGGCCGAACCGAAGCGTTCGGGGACTTGGTGCTGCGCCACCAAAACCGACTTCACAACACGCTCGCCAAGATGCTCGGGTCGACGGAAGATGCCCGCGACATCTCTCAGGAGGCGTTCGTGTTGGCGTTCACAAAGTTGGACACCTTTCGCGGCGAATCGGCGTTTTATTCTTGGCTGTTCCGGATTGCGTACAACGTACTCGTCAGCCGAAAACGCAAAAAACGCCGAGCGACGACTTCGTTGGATGCCGCTCGTGAGAAAGCCGGCGTCGATCCAACCGATTTCCATCCGGAAGCTCATCCGTCACACTCTATGGAACTCGCTGAACAACAGACGCAGGTCCGCCGAGCCCTTGCGGAGTTGTCCGAGGAATACCGAGAGGTGTTGGTCCTCAAAGAGATGGAGAATCTCAGTTACGAGGAAATCGCGGAAATCGTAGGTTGCCCGATTGGCACCGTCCGCAGCCGGATTCACCGTGGCCGTGTAGAACTCCGCGAGAAACTTCGCATCATCCTCCAAATGGATGGCGTTTGA
- a CDS encoding prolipoprotein diacylglyceryl transferase yields the protein MRQTLFRIPIDVGIPLGSWELPLFGVGLVLLLWVLYGLIRLWQYRKQLDLQTLGVPVVIWVVGAMVIIKAPAWATKSLHQKLAETSVAMESAMNGVPMAELLIVRGDTQLALRDYQAAHDDYAESIKSAPNLAEGYQRLGWLLATAPDPEIRDGERALQAARRAIEIGRVQTARMYDTLAAAYADQGDFENAIASERKAANIASYSPNTSIGLAEIRERIQLYQGNEAFRMSRIAKTFPQSLPIYGYGFMLFIGFVLCMVLASRLATRVGIPREFIWDIGVFGLLAGIVGGRLFYIVQYSDRVFGGKTGTELLFAPFQLQEGGLVLLGGVIAGSSAMIWYCWKQKVSPLLLADIAVPAFFLALAFGRLGCLMNGCCYGDRCELPWAIQFPMGSVPDMALVHRGFLSPDSTSVMMLQPSQIYSTINALMLCCVALVVFRYRTRNGLVLSVGMLLYPIARFIIEYLRGDEMGKFGTSLTISQWVSVTMFVSGVVYTAWLLNRPGKLTTSRIFAPSSENVIKKPAVGTST from the coding sequence ATGCGACAAACGTTATTTCGAATTCCGATTGACGTGGGAATTCCGCTTGGTTCCTGGGAACTGCCATTGTTCGGTGTGGGCCTGGTGCTGCTACTGTGGGTTTTGTATGGCCTGATTCGGCTGTGGCAATACCGGAAGCAACTTGATCTCCAAACGCTTGGTGTACCAGTCGTGATTTGGGTTGTCGGGGCGATGGTGATCATCAAAGCTCCCGCCTGGGCGACTAAATCTCTCCATCAGAAGCTGGCTGAGACATCTGTGGCGATGGAGTCGGCAATGAATGGCGTGCCGATGGCTGAGCTATTGATCGTCCGTGGTGATACACAACTCGCGTTACGAGATTACCAAGCCGCTCATGATGACTATGCCGAGTCAATCAAATCGGCTCCGAATCTCGCGGAAGGTTATCAGCGGTTAGGATGGTTGTTGGCGACGGCTCCGGATCCGGAAATTCGCGATGGAGAACGTGCCTTACAAGCCGCTCGGCGAGCGATCGAAATTGGCCGCGTGCAAACAGCAAGGATGTACGATACGTTGGCCGCCGCATACGCGGATCAGGGGGACTTCGAGAACGCAATTGCGTCAGAACGAAAAGCGGCGAACATTGCTTCGTACTCGCCGAATACGTCAATCGGTCTGGCAGAAATTCGTGAACGAATTCAATTGTATCAAGGAAACGAAGCGTTTCGCATGAGCCGGATCGCGAAGACGTTTCCGCAATCCCTGCCGATTTACGGTTATGGGTTTATGCTGTTCATTGGATTTGTGCTCTGTATGGTGTTGGCTTCGCGATTGGCCACACGAGTCGGAATTCCTCGCGAATTTATCTGGGATATTGGTGTCTTTGGGTTGTTGGCGGGAATTGTCGGTGGAAGGTTGTTCTATATCGTCCAATACAGTGACCGAGTCTTTGGCGGAAAAACGGGAACGGAACTTCTGTTCGCACCGTTTCAACTGCAAGAAGGTGGACTGGTCCTGCTCGGTGGTGTGATCGCCGGTTCGAGCGCGATGATCTGGTACTGCTGGAAACAGAAGGTCAGTCCGTTGTTACTCGCGGATATCGCGGTTCCTGCATTCTTCTTGGCGTTGGCCTTCGGTCGGTTAGGCTGCTTGATGAACGGATGCTGTTACGGCGATCGCTGCGAACTTCCCTGGGCAATTCAATTTCCGATGGGCAGCGTGCCGGATATGGCATTGGTGCACCGTGGATTCCTCAGTCCTGATTCCACCTCGGTCATGATGCTACAACCGTCACAAATCTATAGCACGATCAATGCGTTGATGCTTTGCTGCGTGGCCTTGGTGGTGTTCCGTTACCGGACCCGCAACGGTTTGGTGCTTTCGGTTGGGATGCTTCTGTACCCGATTGCACGATTCATCATTGAGTATCTACGCGGTGATGAAATGGGCAAGTTCGGGACTTCTCTCACCATCTCTCAGTGGGTTAGTGTGACGATGTTTGTTTCTGGGGTTGTGTACACTGCTTGGTTGCTAAATCGCCCTGGCAAGTTAACAACTTCGCGAATTTTCGCACCATCGTCCGAAAATGTGATCAAGAAACCGGCTGTTGGAACGTCTACCTAG
- the panC gene encoding pantoate--beta-alanine ligase, with amino-acid sequence MSDAESRELMVLEQPDAVRARILSAQRQGERVGLVPTMGALHAGHLRLVEEARKTCDFVVVTIFVNPTQFGPQEDLEQYPRPFQDDLEKCRAAGVDVIFHPTPEVMYPPEFQTTVSVGKLARVWEGAHRPDHFDGVTTVVLKLFSIAPADVAFFGRKDYQQQLIIRRMVRDLNLPIEIETVETVREADGLALSSRNVYLSPDERRSALILSESLQLADDQLAAGETDVSRVRQAMHDRFRGDPQVNLDYATIADPHTLIELTEAQLEMVALVAARVGQTRLIDNRLIHLS; translated from the coding sequence ATGTCCGATGCCGAATCACGTGAACTGATGGTGCTTGAGCAGCCGGATGCTGTGCGGGCTCGGATTTTGTCGGCTCAGCGGCAAGGCGAACGCGTCGGGTTGGTGCCGACGATGGGAGCGTTGCACGCGGGGCATCTGCGGTTGGTCGAGGAAGCTCGGAAGACGTGCGATTTTGTCGTCGTCACGATTTTCGTCAATCCCACGCAGTTCGGGCCGCAGGAAGACTTGGAGCAATATCCGCGTCCCTTTCAAGACGATCTGGAAAAGTGCCGGGCCGCTGGTGTCGACGTCATCTTCCATCCGACGCCCGAAGTCATGTATCCGCCAGAGTTTCAGACGACGGTTTCTGTTGGGAAGTTGGCTCGGGTGTGGGAAGGTGCCCATCGTCCGGACCACTTCGATGGCGTGACGACGGTCGTGTTAAAACTCTTTTCGATTGCTCCGGCGGATGTGGCGTTTTTCGGTCGGAAGGACTATCAGCAACAGTTGATCATTCGGCGAATGGTCCGGGATTTGAATTTGCCAATCGAGATCGAAACCGTCGAGACCGTCCGTGAGGCGGACGGACTCGCGTTGAGCAGTCGAAATGTCTACCTCTCTCCTGACGAGCGACGGTCGGCATTGATTCTTTCGGAGTCATTGCAACTCGCGGACGATCAGCTTGCAGCGGGCGAAACCGATGTTTCGCGTGTCCGACAAGCGATGCACGATCGATTCCGGGGCGATCCTCAAGTTAACCTCGACTACGCCACCATTGCTGATCCCCATACATTGATCGAGTTGACCGAAGCTCAACTTGAGATGGTGGCGTTGGTTGCGGCTCGGGTCGGACAGACCCGTTTGATCGACAATCGACTCATTCATCTTTCCTAA
- the der gene encoding ribosome biogenesis GTPase Der, with the protein MSIPRVVIVGRPNVGKSSILNWLAGKLVSVVDPTSGVTRDRVTYLMHHRGRYFEVVDTGGMGVEDTDDLTADVERQIEVGLQDADVILFVVDGKTGVVPLDKLVADRLRKIEKDCVLVVNKCDSTKTDAEVPEFLGLAPNAPVIVTSVIGGRNRKELLDLVVEQLPPAAEDEEQSAQSETSDPLMKLAIVGRRNVGKSTFINSLANEERVIVSEVAGTTRDSIDVRFDVDEQSFLAIDTPGVRKKKSLANDIEFYGLVRAQKSIRRADVVLMFFDASQTISKVDKQLVDEINERSKPCIFVVNKWDLGLEEDMTTEKWAEYLFETFASMRHVPVAFITAMDGKNIRQLINLAQAIFKQAHERVGTGELNRIVQAAVDNRNPPYRRNRRPKIFFATQVATDPPTIVLKVNDPKLFEPSWKRYLLGFLRESTPFEEVPIRLYFRSRVRDDEDEA; encoded by the coding sequence ATGTCGATTCCTCGCGTGGTCATCGTTGGCCGTCCCAACGTTGGCAAAAGTTCCATTCTCAACTGGTTGGCCGGTAAGTTGGTGTCGGTCGTCGATCCGACCTCCGGCGTCACCCGCGATCGTGTTACGTACTTGATGCATCATCGCGGACGGTATTTCGAAGTCGTCGATACCGGTGGGATGGGCGTCGAAGACACGGACGATCTCACCGCCGACGTTGAACGGCAAATCGAAGTCGGTCTACAAGATGCCGACGTGATTCTGTTCGTCGTCGATGGCAAAACCGGTGTCGTGCCGTTGGACAAATTGGTTGCCGACCGACTGCGGAAGATCGAAAAAGACTGCGTGTTGGTGGTCAATAAGTGCGATTCCACCAAAACCGATGCCGAGGTGCCAGAGTTTCTCGGGCTTGCTCCGAATGCTCCGGTGATTGTGACCAGCGTGATCGGTGGACGGAATCGGAAGGAACTGTTAGACCTTGTCGTCGAGCAACTTCCTCCAGCCGCCGAAGACGAGGAGCAGTCTGCTCAGTCGGAGACATCCGATCCGTTGATGAAGTTAGCAATTGTCGGGCGGCGAAACGTCGGCAAGAGCACATTCATCAACTCGCTGGCCAACGAGGAACGTGTGATCGTCAGCGAAGTCGCCGGCACCACGCGGGACAGCATCGACGTGCGGTTCGATGTCGATGAGCAATCTTTCTTGGCGATCGACACGCCTGGTGTGCGGAAGAAGAAAAGTCTGGCGAATGACATTGAGTTCTACGGTCTCGTGCGGGCTCAGAAGAGCATTCGCCGAGCGGATGTGGTGCTGATGTTCTTCGATGCCTCACAAACCATTTCCAAAGTCGACAAGCAACTCGTCGACGAAATCAACGAACGCAGCAAACCCTGCATTTTCGTGGTCAACAAGTGGGATCTCGGTCTCGAAGAGGACATGACGACCGAGAAGTGGGCGGAATATCTGTTCGAGACTTTCGCTTCGATGCGGCATGTGCCGGTGGCATTCATTACGGCGATGGACGGCAAAAACATCCGCCAATTGATCAACCTGGCTCAGGCGATTTTCAAGCAGGCACACGAACGTGTCGGCACCGGTGAACTCAACCGCATCGTGCAGGCGGCGGTCGACAATCGGAATCCGCCCTACCGTCGCAATCGTCGGCCGAAAATCTTCTTCGCCACGCAAGTTGCGACCGACCCGCCGACAATTGTGCTCAAGGTCAACGATCCAAAACTATTTGAACCGTCTTGGAAACGCTACTTGCTCGGATTTCTCCGCGAGTCCACACCGTTCGAAGAAGTGCCAATTCGTCTGTACTTCCGGTCACGTGTGCGGGACGATGAAGACGAAGCGTGA
- a CDS encoding phenylacetate--CoA ligase family protein, whose amino-acid sequence MPDLPPEQQTRSQILEIQSRRLRELISEVVGKNPFWTRKYESIDVQAVQSVDDLRRLPICTKAELVADQTDQPPYGTNLTYSNTDYSRLHQTSGTTGRPMRWLDTPASWNWFMDCWECIYRLTGITSEDVFAFPFSFGPFIGFWAAFEGAGRLGNLCLPGGGMSSQARLRLIEENAATVVCCTPTYALRLAEVAAEQGIDLASGSVKKLIVAGEPGASIPATKQRIESAWGAELFDHWGMTEIGALAVEPMGRRGGLTVLEHQCIAEILDPETLEPVTPGEQGELVITNLGRLGSPLIRYRTGDLVQAATEPADSTCSFLHLEGGILGRADDMVTIRGNNVFPSSLEAILREFDAVAEYRIEVREVRSMHHLKLEIEPTPETNPDTLIGQVARTIKDRLNFQAEVLAVPVGSLPRFELKGRRFTKV is encoded by the coding sequence ATGCCGGATCTCCCGCCCGAACAACAGACTCGTTCACAAATCCTCGAAATTCAGTCCCGTCGCTTGCGAGAGTTGATCAGCGAGGTTGTTGGAAAGAATCCATTCTGGACGCGTAAATACGAGTCGATCGACGTTCAAGCCGTGCAGTCGGTCGATGACCTGCGTCGCTTGCCGATTTGTACCAAGGCAGAACTCGTTGCCGATCAAACCGATCAGCCGCCGTATGGCACAAATCTCACGTACTCGAACACCGATTACTCACGATTGCACCAAACGTCCGGCACAACCGGTCGACCGATGCGTTGGCTGGACACGCCCGCCAGTTGGAACTGGTTTATGGATTGCTGGGAGTGCATTTATCGGCTGACGGGAATCACATCGGAAGACGTGTTCGCGTTCCCGTTCTCGTTCGGACCGTTCATCGGTTTTTGGGCCGCTTTCGAAGGAGCGGGACGGCTCGGCAATCTCTGTTTGCCAGGCGGCGGCATGAGTAGCCAAGCCCGGTTGCGTTTGATCGAAGAAAACGCCGCCACCGTCGTGTGTTGCACACCGACCTACGCTCTACGACTTGCGGAAGTTGCTGCGGAGCAGGGCATCGACTTGGCAAGCGGAAGCGTGAAGAAACTCATCGTCGCTGGCGAACCCGGTGCGAGTATCCCAGCCACGAAACAACGGATCGAATCCGCATGGGGAGCGGAGTTGTTCGACCACTGGGGCATGACAGAGATCGGCGCGCTCGCCGTGGAACCGATGGGGCGTCGTGGCGGATTGACAGTCCTCGAACACCAGTGCATCGCCGAAATCCTCGATCCAGAAACCCTCGAACCAGTCACTCCCGGCGAACAAGGTGAGTTGGTCATCACGAATTTGGGACGACTTGGTTCCCCTCTCATCCGTTATCGGACCGGGGATCTGGTGCAAGCCGCTACGGAACCCGCTGATTCCACCTGCAGCTTTCTCCATCTAGAAGGTGGGATTCTCGGGCGAGCGGATGACATGGTCACGATTCGGGGCAACAATGTGTTCCCGTCCAGTTTGGAAGCCATCCTACGGGAGTTTGACGCGGTTGCAGAATACCGCATCGAAGTCCGTGAAGTTCGTTCGATGCATCATCTCAAATTGGAAATCGAACCGACACCAGAGACCAACCCCGATACCCTCATTGGGCAAGTCGCCCGGACCATCAAAGACCGGCTAAATTTTCAAGCCGAAGTGTTAGCGGTCCCGGTGGGCTCGTTGCCACGGTTTGAATTGAAAGGGCGACGGTTCACAAAGGTGTAG